In Salinibacterium sp. ZJ70, one DNA window encodes the following:
- the groL gene encoding chaperonin GroEL (60 kDa chaperone family; promotes refolding of misfolded polypeptides especially under stressful conditions; forms two stacked rings of heptamers to form a barrel-shaped 14mer; ends can be capped by GroES; misfolded proteins enter the barrel where they are refolded when GroES binds) translates to MAKIIAFNEDARRGLERGLNILADAVKVTLGPRGRNVVLEKKWGAPTITNDGVSIAKEIELDDPYEKIGAELVKEVAKKTDDVAGDGTTTSVVLAQALVREGLRNVAAGADPISLKRGIEKAVQAVEVELRANAKEIETKEEIAATASISAADPEIGALIAEAIDKVGKEGVVTVEESNTFGTTLELTEGMRFDKGYLSAYFVTDPERQEAVFEDPYILIVNGKISNIKDLLPIVDKVIQAGKQLLIIAEDVDGEALATLVVNKIRGIFKSVAVKAPGFGDRRKAQLADIAILTGGEVISEELGLKLENTTLEQLGQARKVIVTKDETTIVEGAGSAEQIAGRVKQIRQEIENTDSDYDREKLQERLAKLAGGVAVIKAGAATEVELKERKHRIEDAVRNAKAAVEEGIVAGGGVALIQAGKTAFEKLELVGDEATGANIVKVAIDAPLKQIALNAGLEPGVVVDRVRNLPVGHGLNAATGEYVDMLAAGINDPVKVTRSALLNAASIAGLFLTTEAVVAEKPEKNASPAGDPTGGMDF, encoded by the coding sequence ATGGCTAAGATCATTGCTTTCAACGAGGACGCACGCCGTGGCCTCGAACGCGGCCTCAACATCCTCGCCGACGCCGTCAAGGTGACCCTCGGCCCGCGCGGCCGCAACGTCGTGCTGGAGAAGAAGTGGGGCGCCCCCACCATCACCAACGACGGCGTCTCCATCGCCAAGGAGATCGAGCTCGACGACCCGTACGAGAAGATCGGTGCGGAGCTCGTCAAGGAGGTCGCCAAGAAGACCGACGACGTCGCCGGTGATGGCACGACCACCTCGGTCGTCCTCGCCCAGGCGCTCGTCCGCGAGGGCCTGCGCAACGTCGCGGCTGGTGCAGACCCCATCAGCCTCAAGCGCGGCATCGAGAAGGCCGTCCAGGCCGTCGAGGTCGAGCTGCGCGCCAACGCCAAGGAGATCGAGACCAAGGAAGAGATCGCCGCGACCGCGTCGATCTCCGCTGCGGACCCCGAGATCGGCGCCCTGATCGCCGAGGCCATCGACAAGGTGGGCAAGGAAGGCGTCGTCACCGTCGAGGAGTCGAACACCTTCGGCACCACGCTCGAGCTCACCGAGGGCATGCGCTTCGACAAGGGCTACCTGTCGGCGTACTTCGTGACCGACCCCGAGCGTCAGGAAGCGGTCTTCGAAGACCCCTACATCCTGATCGTCAACGGCAAGATCTCGAACATCAAGGATCTCCTGCCGATCGTCGACAAGGTCATCCAGGCTGGCAAGCAGCTCCTCATCATCGCGGAGGACGTCGACGGCGAGGCTCTGGCCACGCTCGTCGTGAACAAGATCCGCGGCATCTTCAAGTCGGTCGCCGTCAAGGCACCCGGCTTCGGTGACCGCCGCAAGGCGCAGCTGGCCGACATCGCCATCCTCACCGGTGGTGAGGTCATCAGCGAGGAGCTCGGCCTCAAGCTCGAGAACACCACGCTCGAGCAGCTCGGCCAGGCGCGCAAGGTCATCGTCACCAAGGACGAGACCACGATCGTCGAGGGTGCCGGATCGGCCGAGCAGATCGCTGGTCGCGTCAAGCAGATCCGCCAGGAGATCGAGAACACCGACTCCGACTACGACCGCGAGAAGCTCCAGGAGCGCCTCGCCAAGCTCGCGGGTGGCGTCGCCGTCATCAAGGCGGGCGCGGCCACCGAGGTCGAGCTCAAGGAGCGCAAGCACCGCATCGAGGACGCCGTTCGCAACGCGAAGGCCGCCGTCGAGGAGGGCATCGTCGCCGGTGGTGGCGTCGCGCTCATCCAGGCCGGCAAGACGGCGTTCGAGAAGCTCGAGCTCGTCGGTGACGAGGCGACCGGTGCCAACATCGTCAAGGTCGCGATCGACGCGCCGCTCAAGCAGATCGCCCTCAACGCTGGCCTCGAGCCGGGCGTCGTGGTCGACCGCGTGCGCAACCTCCCGGTGGGTCACGGCCTCAACGCCGCCACCGGCGAGTACGTCGACATGCTCGCTGCCGGCATCAACGACCCGGTGAAGGTCACCCGTTCGGCGCTGCTCAACGCAGCCTCGATCGCGGGTCTCTTCCTCACCACCGAGGCCGTTGTCGCCGAGAAGCCCGAGAAGAACGCTTCTCCGGCTGGCGACCCCACGGGTGGCATGGACTTCTGA
- a CDS encoding WXG100 family type VII secretion target, translated as MTTFQVDSDAVLAQATAARTTVGRVQGEVASLHAQLEQLQSTWTGSAATAFRGLASEWRAAQQRVDEALTALGAALAQAGQQYAEIEQSNARLFLR; from the coding sequence ATGACGACATTCCAGGTAGACAGCGACGCCGTCCTCGCCCAGGCGACCGCGGCGCGCACGACGGTCGGTCGCGTGCAGGGCGAAGTCGCCTCCTTGCACGCCCAGCTCGAGCAGCTGCAGTCCACGTGGACGGGCTCGGCTGCGACTGCGTTCCGCGGGCTCGCCTCCGAGTGGCGAGCCGCCCAGCAGCGCGTCGACGAGGCGCTCACTGCGCTCGGTGCGGCGCTCGCCCAGGCGGGCCAGCAGTACGCCGAGATCGAGCAGAGCAACGCGCGGCTCTTCCTGCGCTGA
- a CDS encoding HAMP domain-containing sensor histidine kinase, with protein sequence MSNLHTSFDRWWNGISLRTKITGVTVLLLTFGLAVVGMGTMTVLRAYMEEKVDAYARSMYDQVRGTVDENGRELVRGMPVAQVIDCNVRYQPNGTIVAILDAQANVLCDNVPKDAPQPDFSQMTSSWSVAHDGGGPLPLLDETGRPAWKVKTVFTSFDNGASYVTLVVGADLTEVDNTITRYTLIFFLFAIAVILLGAAVTQLLVTSTFGPLRDVERTAARFAAGDYSQRLGGATPNTEVGRLNRSLNTMLARIDRAFAERQRAVEQMRRFVGDASHELRTPLVSLRGYAELYRMGALQKPEDVAQAMERIEKEAIRMGGLVEDLLELARLDESRPLDAQPVDLLPIAQDAALDASASNPGRTITVVVPEPIERAHEAVPERPASVPPAPVSPPQQPVTNATGPLNFGSAFARLRRKRPASVETSAGAVQATTSAPLPDVGPIVLGDENKLRQVVTNLIGNAMRFTPDDSPIELAVGVDYDAGYGQISIIDHGEGIPPQLREKIFQRFWRADTSRTRETGGSGLGLAIVAGIVAQHEGHVEALETPGGGATFRVSIPLLPRTEEPESSPNAGQAPEVDAPRP encoded by the coding sequence ATGTCGAACCTGCACACCTCGTTCGACCGCTGGTGGAACGGCATCTCGCTGCGCACCAAGATCACGGGCGTCACGGTGCTGCTGCTGACGTTCGGCCTCGCCGTCGTCGGCATGGGAACCATGACGGTGCTCCGTGCCTACATGGAGGAGAAGGTCGACGCCTACGCGCGCTCGATGTACGACCAGGTGCGCGGCACGGTCGACGAGAACGGCCGGGAGCTCGTGCGCGGGATGCCCGTCGCGCAGGTCATCGACTGCAATGTGCGCTACCAGCCGAACGGCACCATCGTCGCCATCCTCGACGCGCAGGCGAATGTGCTGTGCGACAACGTGCCCAAGGACGCCCCGCAGCCCGACTTCTCGCAGATGACGAGCTCGTGGAGCGTCGCACACGACGGCGGCGGCCCCCTCCCGCTGCTCGATGAGACGGGTCGGCCTGCGTGGAAGGTCAAGACGGTCTTCACGAGCTTCGACAACGGGGCGAGCTACGTGACCCTGGTGGTCGGAGCCGACCTCACCGAGGTCGACAACACCATCACGCGGTACACGCTCATCTTCTTCCTCTTCGCGATCGCGGTGATCCTGCTCGGCGCGGCGGTCACCCAGCTGCTCGTGACGAGCACGTTCGGGCCGTTGCGGGATGTGGAACGCACGGCGGCGCGCTTCGCCGCAGGCGACTACAGCCAGCGCCTCGGCGGCGCGACCCCCAACACCGAGGTCGGCCGCCTCAACCGCTCGCTCAACACGATGCTCGCCCGCATCGATCGCGCCTTCGCCGAGCGCCAGCGCGCCGTCGAGCAGATGCGTCGGTTCGTGGGCGACGCCAGCCACGAGCTGCGCACGCCGCTTGTGTCGCTGCGCGGCTACGCCGAGTTGTACCGCATGGGGGCGCTGCAGAAGCCCGAGGATGTCGCGCAGGCGATGGAGCGCATCGAGAAGGAGGCCATCCGCATGGGCGGCCTCGTCGAGGACCTGCTCGAGCTCGCACGTCTCGATGAGTCACGCCCTCTCGATGCCCAGCCGGTCGATCTGCTTCCGATCGCCCAGGACGCAGCCCTCGACGCCTCGGCGTCGAACCCCGGACGCACGATCACAGTCGTCGTCCCCGAGCCCATCGAGCGCGCACACGAGGCGGTCCCCGAGCGTCCGGCCTCGGTTCCTCCGGCTCCGGTATCACCACCGCAGCAGCCCGTCACCAACGCCACCGGCCCGCTGAACTTCGGCTCCGCATTCGCGCGGCTGCGTCGCAAGCGGCCCGCGTCGGTCGAGACATCGGCGGGGGCTGTGCAGGCGACGACATCCGCCCCGCTCCCGGATGTGGGCCCGATCGTGCTCGGCGATGAGAACAAGCTCCGCCAGGTCGTCACCAACCTCATCGGCAACGCGATGCGGTTCACGCCCGACGACAGCCCGATAGAGCTCGCCGTGGGCGTCGACTACGACGCCGGCTACGGGCAGATCTCGATCATCGACCACGGCGAGGGCATCCCCCCGCAGCTGCGCGAGAAGATCTTCCAGCGCTTCTGGCGCGCCGACACCTCCCGCACGCGCGAGACGGGCGGTTCGGGCCTCGGTCTCGCGATCGTCGCCGGCATCGTCGCTCAGCACGAGGGTCACGTCGAGGCGCTGGAGACGCCGGGCGGCGGCGCGACGTTCCGCGTGAGCATTCCGCTCCTCCCCCGCACCGAGGAGCCGGAGTCGTCCCCCAACGCAGGGCAGGCACCGGAGGTCGATGCGCCGCGTCCCTAG
- a CDS encoding response regulator transcription factor has product MSDGPKILIVDDEPNIRDLLTTSLRFAGFAVRAVGNGAQAISAVLDEEPDLIILDVMLPDMNGFGVTKRLRASGYTAPILFLTAKDDTEDKITGLTVGGDDYVTKPFSLDEIVARLKAILRRTMHDEEDAIIRAGELTMDQDTHEVTVGDEPVELSPTEFKLLRYLMLNPNRVLSKAQILDHVWEYDFNGDAGIVESYISYLRRKIDQHSSEPMIQTKRGFGYMLKTTSKA; this is encoded by the coding sequence ATGAGCGACGGCCCCAAGATCCTCATCGTCGATGACGAGCCCAACATCCGCGACCTGCTCACCACGAGCCTCCGCTTCGCGGGGTTCGCGGTCCGCGCGGTCGGAAACGGCGCCCAGGCCATCTCGGCGGTGCTCGACGAGGAACCCGACCTGATCATCCTCGATGTCATGCTCCCCGACATGAACGGCTTCGGGGTGACGAAGCGCCTGCGCGCCTCCGGCTACACGGCGCCCATCCTCTTCCTCACCGCGAAGGACGACACCGAGGACAAAATCACGGGCCTCACCGTCGGCGGAGACGACTACGTCACGAAGCCCTTCTCGCTCGATGAGATCGTGGCGCGCCTCAAGGCGATCCTTCGTCGCACGATGCACGACGAAGAAGACGCCATCATCCGCGCGGGCGAGCTCACGATGGATCAGGACACCCACGAGGTCACGGTCGGCGATGAGCCGGTCGAGCTCTCCCCCACCGAGTTCAAGCTCCTGCGCTACCTCATGCTCAACCCCAACCGGGTGCTGTCGAAGGCGCAGATCCTCGACCACGTGTGGGAGTACGACTTCAACGGCGACGCGGGCATCGTCGAGAGCTACATCTCCTACCTGCGCCGCAAGATCGACCAGCACTCCTCGGAGCCGATGATCCAGACGAAGCGCGGATTCGGCTACATGCTCAAGACGACTTCGAAGGCGTGA
- the folP gene encoding dihydropteroate synthase — MKRRIGARNFDFSRQVAVMAIVNRTPDSFHDRGATFALDRAVEASLAAVEAGADWVDIGGVPFGRGPEVTVDEEIDRIVPVVEAIRAASDVVISVDTFSSVVAAEALAMGADVINDTSGLWDPGMAEAVAIGNGHLVLTHSLTPPRTSHPSPQYDDVVRTVIDHLASRIAMAVAGGVPFENLIVDPGHDLHKNTLHSLELTRRLAELEVLGAPILVALSNKDFIGETIDRPQYERLEGSLAAAVVSIMNGARIVRVHDVAATVAAVRMTEAILGWREPAWLKHNM; from the coding sequence ATGAAGCGGCGGATCGGCGCGCGGAACTTCGACTTCTCGAGACAGGTCGCCGTCATGGCGATCGTCAACCGCACACCCGACTCGTTCCACGACCGCGGAGCGACCTTCGCCTTGGATCGCGCAGTCGAAGCCTCCCTCGCAGCGGTCGAGGCGGGCGCCGACTGGGTGGACATCGGGGGCGTGCCGTTCGGCCGCGGTCCCGAGGTGACGGTCGACGAGGAGATCGACCGGATCGTGCCCGTCGTCGAAGCGATCCGTGCGGCGAGCGACGTCGTCATCTCGGTCGACACGTTCTCATCCGTCGTCGCGGCGGAGGCGCTCGCGATGGGTGCCGACGTCATCAACGACACGTCGGGTCTGTGGGACCCGGGGATGGCCGAGGCGGTCGCGATCGGGAACGGCCACCTCGTGCTCACCCACTCCCTCACGCCTCCCCGCACCTCGCATCCGTCGCCCCAGTACGACGATGTGGTGCGCACGGTCATCGACCACCTGGCCTCGCGCATCGCCATGGCTGTCGCCGGGGGCGTGCCCTTCGAGAACCTCATCGTGGATCCGGGGCACGACCTGCACAAGAACACCCTGCATTCGCTCGAGCTCACCAGGCGCCTCGCCGAGCTGGAGGTGCTCGGCGCCCCGATCCTCGTGGCACTGTCGAACAAGGATTTCATCGGCGAGACGATCGATCGGCCCCAGTACGAGCGCCTCGAGGGATCACTCGCGGCCGCCGTCGTGTCGATCATGAACGGCGCGCGGATCGTGCGCGTGCACGACGTCGCGGCGACGGTCGCCGCGGTGCGGATGACGGAGGCGATCCTCGGATGGCGGGAGCCGGCATGGCTGAAGCACAACATGTGA
- a CDS encoding pyrimidine reductase family protein has translation MAEAQHVTIDRLWPDPAADLDDDALVADIREPVLRMNSVSSADGAATRGGLSGGLGDDADRRYFELLRRVADVVVVGAGTVRTEGYGPMRVSEESAAWRQADGLPPHPVLAIVSGSLDLDPASRIFTEAPVRPIVITTAESDASGFADVADVITVGHGSRIDASAAVAALRERGFARILCEGGPTLFGALLAADEVDELCVTIAPTLDAGGVRRIATGEIPEPRAMRLAHVLRSGSTLLVRYRREGR, from the coding sequence ATGGCTGAAGCACAACATGTGACGATCGACCGGCTGTGGCCGGATCCGGCAGCGGACCTCGACGACGACGCGCTCGTCGCGGATATTCGCGAGCCGGTGCTGCGGATGAACTCCGTGTCGTCGGCAGATGGCGCGGCCACCCGCGGCGGCCTCTCGGGCGGCCTCGGCGACGACGCCGACCGACGGTACTTCGAGCTGCTGCGGCGGGTGGCGGATGTCGTGGTCGTGGGCGCCGGCACGGTGCGCACGGAGGGCTACGGACCGATGCGCGTGTCGGAGGAGTCGGCGGCCTGGAGGCAGGCCGACGGCCTGCCTCCGCATCCGGTGCTCGCGATCGTGTCGGGCTCGCTCGACCTCGATCCGGCATCGCGGATCTTCACCGAGGCTCCCGTGAGGCCGATCGTCATCACGACCGCCGAGAGTGATGCGTCCGGTTTCGCGGACGTCGCCGACGTGATCACGGTCGGACACGGTTCGCGGATCGACGCATCCGCCGCCGTGGCGGCGCTCCGCGAGCGGGGGTTCGCGCGGATCCTGTGCGAAGGCGGGCCGACGCTGTTCGGTGCTCTGCTCGCTGCGGATGAGGTCGACGAGCTTTGCGTCACGATCGCGCCCACCCTCGACGCGGGTGGCGTGCGCCGCATCGCGACAGGAGAGATCCCCGAGCCGCGGGCGATGCGCCTCGCGCACGTGCTGCGGTCGGGGTCGACGCTGCTGGTGCGCTACCGGCGCGAAGGCCGATAG
- a CDS encoding ABC transporter permease subunit — MTATIGRPRPTTRLTTGGIIRSEWVKLVTLRSTWWCLGLIALMTAGVPVLIALVLGLNGAGDSSVDYGSYNWTMSNTVVIGFTVLIAAVLGCLVITGEYGTGMIRSSMAAAPGRISTVLAKALVIGLAVFVVGAVSLVIGALISGAILAGSGYTIDFADSRVWLALLGAAGYPALLAVFSVGVGTMLRNSAGSIATVLGLLLVVPTVLQLVAVLLQAQWAFDLAEFLPSVLGGTMSEFAFDTGFDMPSGSIALEPWAAAVTMAGWSIAALIGGSLLIKSRDV; from the coding sequence ATGACCGCGACCATCGGACGTCCCCGGCCCACGACGCGGCTGACCACGGGCGGCATCATCCGCTCCGAGTGGGTCAAGCTCGTGACGCTGCGCTCCACCTGGTGGTGCCTCGGCCTCATCGCTCTCATGACGGCTGGGGTGCCGGTGCTCATCGCGCTCGTGCTCGGTCTCAACGGAGCGGGCGACTCATCCGTCGACTACGGCTCGTACAACTGGACGATGTCGAACACGGTCGTCATCGGATTCACGGTGCTCATCGCGGCCGTGCTCGGATGCCTCGTCATCACGGGTGAGTACGGCACGGGCATGATCCGCTCGAGCATGGCCGCCGCTCCCGGTCGCATCTCGACGGTGCTCGCGAAGGCGCTCGTGATCGGTCTCGCCGTGTTCGTCGTCGGAGCGGTGTCGCTCGTCATCGGCGCGCTCATCAGCGGCGCGATCCTCGCCGGAAGCGGCTACACGATCGACTTCGCGGACAGCCGCGTCTGGCTCGCGCTGCTCGGCGCCGCCGGATACCCGGCGCTGCTCGCGGTCTTCTCGGTCGGTGTGGGCACGATGCTCCGCAACTCCGCCGGATCGATCGCGACCGTGCTGGGTCTGCTGCTCGTGGTGCCGACGGTGCTGCAGCTCGTCGCCGTGCTCCTGCAGGCGCAGTGGGCCTTCGACCTTGCCGAGTTCCTGCCGAGCGTGCTCGGTGGGACCATGAGCGAGTTCGCGTTCGACACCGGCTTCGACATGCCCTCCGGATCCATCGCGCTCGAGCCGTGGGCCGCTGCTGTGACGATGGCCGGCTGGTCGATCGCCGCCCTCATCGGCGGCTCGCTGCTCATCAAGAGCCGCGACGTGTGA
- a CDS encoding ABC transporter ATP-binding protein gives MIHAQNLSKRYGARLAVDDASFTVQPGRVTGFLGPNGAGKSTTMRMIVGLDRPSGGTVTINGRQYAELEAPLHEVGVLLDAKAVHPGRSARGHLRALAATHGISNARVDEVIGLTGLDAVAGKRVKGFSLGMGQRLGIAAALLGDPATLILDEPVNGLDPEGVIWVRQLARHLASEGRTVFLSSHLMSEMAQTADHIIVLGRGRVIADAPVAEIVASASGRGAVRVRTPQTEQLVAAVSAEGGAVAPDASGLLVTGLASERIGELAAQSGIVLHELAPLAGSLEDAYLALTQDEVEYHAGGAA, from the coding sequence ATGATCCACGCCCAGAACCTGTCCAAACGGTACGGCGCCCGGCTCGCCGTCGACGACGCGAGCTTCACGGTGCAGCCCGGCCGCGTGACCGGCTTCCTCGGCCCCAACGGCGCCGGCAAATCCACCACGATGCGCATGATCGTCGGACTCGACCGCCCGAGCGGCGGCACCGTCACGATCAACGGCCGCCAGTACGCCGAGCTCGAGGCGCCCCTCCACGAGGTCGGTGTGCTGCTCGATGCGAAGGCCGTGCACCCGGGGCGCTCCGCCCGCGGTCACCTGCGCGCACTCGCGGCGACGCACGGCATCTCGAACGCGCGCGTCGACGAGGTCATCGGGCTCACCGGACTCGACGCCGTCGCCGGCAAGCGCGTCAAGGGCTTCTCGCTGGGCATGGGCCAGCGTCTCGGCATCGCCGCGGCGCTCCTCGGCGACCCGGCGACCCTCATCCTCGACGAGCCGGTCAACGGACTGGACCCCGAGGGCGTCATCTGGGTGCGCCAGCTCGCACGCCACCTCGCCTCCGAGGGACGCACCGTGTTCCTCTCCAGCCACCTCATGAGCGAGATGGCGCAGACGGCGGACCACATCATCGTGCTCGGCCGCGGCCGCGTGATCGCCGACGCCCCCGTCGCCGAGATCGTCGCCTCCGCATCCGGACGCGGGGCCGTGCGCGTGCGCACCCCGCAGACCGAGCAGCTCGTCGCGGCCGTCAGCGCCGAAGGCGGAGCGGTGGCACCGGATGCGAGCGGACTGCTCGTCACCGGTCTCGCCTCCGAGCGCATCGGCGAGCTCGCCGCGCAGAGCGGCATCGTGCTGCACGAGCTCGCGCCCCTCGCGGGCTCGCTCGAAGACGCCTACCTCGCCCTCACCCAGGACGAGGTCGAATACCACGCGGGAGGTGCGGCATGA